From the Marispirochaeta aestuarii genome, one window contains:
- a CDS encoding DRTGG domain-containing protein → MRFPDISSCLECEEYHRGEAYESAVVEYVTAGDLMSEVLVFDKENLLLITALNSEQTLRTAHVVDALGVVLVNGKRPSDAMIKLASEMGISLLSTKKTLFDTCVALHYLISKAECGA, encoded by the coding sequence GACATCAGCTCGTGCCTCGAATGCGAAGAGTATCACCGCGGTGAAGCCTATGAGTCCGCGGTGGTAGAGTATGTTACCGCCGGTGACCTGATGAGTGAGGTACTTGTTTTTGACAAGGAAAACCTGTTGCTGATCACAGCTCTCAACTCGGAGCAGACCCTGCGCACGGCCCACGTCGTGGACGCCCTCGGAGTTGTCCTGGTAAACGGTAAACGGCCTTCCGATGCAATGATCAAACTGGCTTCCGAGATGGGAATTTCCCTGCTGTCGACAAAGAAAACCCTCTTCGATACCTGCGTTGCTTTGCATTATCTGATCAGCAAGGCTGAATGCGGTGCCTGA